From the genome of Edaphobacter dinghuensis, one region includes:
- a CDS encoding carbonic anhydrase, with the protein MQDVLEQLKAGIRRFQTTVYPEQAEMFRRAVAQPQEPHTLFIACADSRIDPEMITQSTPGEMFVLRNIGNLIPAYGEMMGGVSAVVEYAVSLLKVKHVVVCGHADCGAMKGLLNPDSVTTMPAVENWLKNATAARSIAEALGAKNEEPGILMRRVTEQNVLLQIQHLRTHPSVAAAIARKELTISAWVYEIGTGEVRICEDGIEFVPVV; encoded by the coding sequence ATGCAGGATGTGCTTGAGCAATTGAAGGCGGGGATTCGCCGGTTTCAAACCACGGTATACCCCGAACAGGCGGAGATGTTCCGCCGCGCCGTGGCCCAGCCGCAGGAGCCGCACACGCTCTTCATAGCGTGCGCCGACTCGCGGATTGATCCTGAGATGATTACGCAGTCCACGCCCGGCGAGATGTTTGTGCTGCGCAACATCGGCAATCTGATTCCCGCCTATGGCGAGATGATGGGCGGCGTCAGCGCGGTCGTCGAATACGCGGTCAGCCTGTTGAAGGTGAAGCACGTGGTGGTCTGCGGCCATGCCGATTGCGGGGCCATGAAGGGCCTGCTCAACCCCGACAGCGTAACGACGATGCCCGCGGTCGAAAACTGGCTGAAGAACGCAACAGCGGCGAGGAGCATCGCAGAAGCGCTGGGAGCCAAAAATGAGGAACCGGGCATCTTGATGCGGCGCGTCACCGAGCAGAATGTTCTGCTGCAGATTCAGCATCTGCGAACACATCCTTCGGTCGCCGCGGCCATTGCGCGCAAGGAGCTGACCATCTCCGCATGGGTGTATGAGATCGGCACAGGCGAGGTACGCATCTGCGAAGACGGCATTGAATTCGTACCGGTTGTTTAA
- a CDS encoding magnesium transporter CorA family protein has product MPWYELESAADHRLDELAKQYNLHPLHIEDCRSENESVKVDTAPHYTFAVFKPVHLEGDPEMPTFATIDLFAGKDFLITIADPKCSSTAEALSRARRDGSDDNPGRLLYLILDTIVDLYFPAIDHFDDRIDDLEDIVVDSPSPEVLQNIFAIKRELIELRRVLVNTRDATLHLQRDSGSIIDAEHQSYVRDIYDHLARLLDSVETQRDLLNNTLDIYLSSVANRTNEVMKVLTVLGTFALPVLAISGIYGMNLKGLPFEDSAHGAFYVGGITVLCTTVLLVVLRKLKWF; this is encoded by the coding sequence ATGCCCTGGTACGAACTCGAATCCGCCGCCGATCATCGCCTGGACGAATTGGCCAAGCAATATAACCTGCATCCTCTGCACATTGAGGACTGCCGTAGCGAAAACGAGAGCGTCAAGGTCGACACCGCTCCCCACTACACCTTTGCTGTCTTCAAGCCTGTCCATCTCGAAGGCGACCCGGAGATGCCGACCTTCGCGACTATCGACCTGTTTGCGGGCAAAGACTTTCTCATCACCATCGCCGATCCCAAATGCTCCTCCACTGCCGAGGCGTTGTCCCGCGCGCGGCGTGACGGCTCCGACGACAACCCGGGCAGACTGCTCTATCTCATCCTCGACACCATCGTCGATCTGTACTTTCCTGCTATCGACCACTTCGACGATCGCATCGACGATCTCGAAGACATCGTCGTCGATTCGCCCTCGCCCGAGGTGCTGCAGAATATCTTCGCCATTAAGCGCGAGCTGATCGAGCTGCGCCGTGTGCTGGTCAATACTCGCGATGCTACGCTGCACCTTCAGCGCGATTCAGGCTCGATCATCGACGCCGAGCACCAGTCCTATGTGCGCGACATCTACGATCATCTGGCGCGCCTGCTCGATTCCGTCGAGACGCAGCGAGACCTGCTCAACAACACGCTCGACATCTACCTGTCGAGCGTCGCCAACCGCACCAACGAGGTGATGAAGGTACTCACCGTACTGGGCACCTTCGCGCTGCCCGTTCTCGCCATCTCGGGCATCTACGGCATGAACCTCAAGGGCTTGCCCTTTGAAGACTCCGCTCACGGAGCGTTTTATGTCGGCGGCATTACTGTATTGTGTACAACCGTGCTGCTGGTCGTATTGCGCAAGCTGAAGTGGTTCTAA
- a CDS encoding ABC transporter ATP-binding protein gives MAPIILAQDLSKTYRSGKLAVTALRKVSFAIDPGEFVAIVGPSGSGKSTLFYILGGLTHATSGSVCIDGVDFATLDDAERTKMRRAKIGFVFQRFNLLPTLSAMGNIEIAHDIANLGSPKKEIDRPLLDQLTHMLSIDGRLDHRPNELSGGEQQRVAIARALITRPAIVLADEPTGNLDTKNSDAVLGMLRKSSRDLKQTVLMITHNLEAAQIADRILHMRDGEITQIEKGRG, from the coding sequence ATGGCACCCATCATTCTCGCGCAGGACCTCAGCAAAACCTATCGCTCCGGAAAACTCGCCGTTACGGCACTTCGCAAAGTCAGCTTTGCCATCGATCCGGGCGAATTTGTAGCTATCGTAGGTCCCTCGGGCTCCGGTAAATCGACGCTCTTTTACATCCTCGGCGGCCTTACCCACGCGACCAGCGGCTCGGTCTGCATCGACGGCGTGGATTTCGCCACACTCGACGACGCCGAGCGCACCAAGATGCGCCGCGCCAAGATCGGCTTCGTCTTCCAGCGCTTCAACCTGCTGCCGACGCTGTCGGCCATGGGCAATATCGAGATCGCCCACGACATCGCCAATCTCGGCTCGCCGAAGAAAGAGATCGACAGGCCGCTTCTCGATCAGTTGACCCACATGCTCAGCATCGATGGCCGTCTCGATCATCGTCCCAACGAGCTCTCCGGCGGCGAGCAGCAGCGTGTGGCGATTGCGCGTGCACTGATTACCCGGCCTGCCATCGTGCTTGCCGACGAGCCTACCGGCAACCTCGATACTAAAAACTCCGACGCTGTGCTGGGGATGCTGCGCAAGTCGAGCCGCGATCTCAAGCAGACTGTCCTGATGATTACGCATAATCTCGAGGCCGCGCAGATCGCCGACCGCATCCTGCACATGCGCGACGGTGAGATCACGCAGATTGAGAAGGGCAGAGGCTAA
- a CDS encoding holo-ACP synthase — protein sequence MVLGVGTDLIEIDRVQQSLTRFGERFMHKVFTAGEIFYCQQKKHATESFAARFAAKEAAAKALGTGIARGIGWQEIEVRRSPGERPTLHLTGRAADRAQAMGVQQLHLSLTHNRNVAMAVVIAES from the coding sequence ATGGTGCTTGGAGTTGGAACAGATTTAATCGAGATCGATCGGGTGCAGCAAAGCCTGACCCGTTTTGGAGAGCGCTTTATGCATAAGGTCTTTACCGCGGGCGAGATCTTCTACTGTCAGCAGAAGAAGCACGCCACCGAGAGCTTTGCCGCCCGGTTTGCAGCCAAGGAGGCAGCAGCCAAAGCGCTTGGAACCGGCATTGCACGCGGCATCGGATGGCAGGAGATCGAGGTGCGCCGCAGTCCCGGCGAGCGGCCTACGCTGCACCTGACCGGCCGCGCCGCAGACCGCGCCCAGGCAATGGGAGTGCAGCAGTTACACTTGAGCCTCACCCATAACCGCAATGTTGCCATGGCCGTTGTCATTGCAGAGAGTTGA
- a CDS encoding MlaD family protein, whose translation MPSQQEVRWSQLKVGVIVLVASIVLVTLLFLMTSASGLGVFSHKLTIPVYFENSAGLKEGAAVNLEGVTIGTVKSVTVVNDPNRKLTPVRVILKIDEKFTSSLKKDSKASLTTVGVLGDTVVDINSQFAVGPPLKDGDELKTSETPSLTDVVKASQGTIESLNVILAKMNVIVDNLQSGKGSVGQLINNPELYNKANETVNELLTLEKNLNNGRGSIGKLMTDDTMYNRLNDAAGKLENIANDLNSGKGSAGMLLKDDSLYKNLNSTLVHANSIMADADAGKGGLGLMLKDPKFRRDLSNTLAQVNTLVSGINDGKGTLGKLTTDDQAYTNLNKLLTASTDLVTTIRSNPKKYLTIHLKIF comes from the coding sequence ATGCCCAGCCAGCAGGAGGTCAGATGGTCACAGTTGAAAGTGGGCGTGATTGTACTGGTTGCGTCGATCGTATTAGTGACACTGCTGTTCCTGATGACGAGCGCCTCGGGCTTAGGAGTCTTTTCGCATAAGCTGACAATCCCCGTTTATTTTGAAAACTCAGCCGGCCTGAAGGAAGGCGCCGCCGTCAATCTCGAAGGTGTCACCATCGGCACGGTAAAGAGCGTTACGGTCGTCAATGATCCTAATCGCAAGCTGACTCCGGTCAGGGTCATCCTGAAGATCGATGAGAAGTTTACATCGAGTCTTAAAAAGGATTCCAAAGCATCCCTGACTACGGTGGGCGTCCTGGGCGATACGGTTGTCGATATCAACAGCCAGTTTGCCGTCGGTCCTCCGTTGAAAGACGGCGATGAGTTGAAGACGTCGGAGACCCCGAGCCTCACCGATGTCGTCAAAGCCAGCCAGGGAACCATCGAGAGCCTGAACGTAATTCTGGCGAAGATGAATGTGATCGTCGATAACCTTCAGTCGGGCAAAGGCTCTGTCGGCCAGTTGATCAATAATCCCGAGCTGTACAACAAAGCCAATGAAACGGTGAACGAGCTGCTGACGCTCGAGAAGAACCTGAACAACGGCCGCGGCTCCATCGGCAAGCTGATGACCGACGACACCATGTATAACCGGCTGAACGATGCCGCCGGAAAGCTCGAAAATATTGCCAACGACCTCAACAGCGGTAAGGGCTCGGCGGGAATGTTGCTAAAGGATGACTCGCTTTATAAGAACCTGAACTCGACGCTCGTTCATGCCAACTCGATCATGGCGGATGCGGACGCGGGCAAGGGCGGTCTTGGGCTGATGCTGAAAGATCCAAAGTTCCGGCGTGACCTAAGCAACACGCTGGCGCAGGTCAATACTCTGGTGAGCGGCATCAACGACGGCAAGGGAACGCTCGGCAAGCTGACGACCGACGACCAGGCTTACACCAACCTCAACAAGTTGTTGACCGCGAGCACCGATCTGGTAACGACGATCCGGTCGAACCCGAAGAAGTATCTGACCATTCATCTGAAGATCTTCTAG
- a CDS encoding M13 family metallopeptidase yields the protein MTYKSFAAFLVLSSGLCLGQSSTPANKADTGLAPTSVPKKPISFDLSGIDKTADPCTDFYQYACGNWKKENPIPADQTRWGRFNELAERNNYLLYQDLKSAADAPKTPLQKKYGDFFAACMNVDLANQLGAKPIEPALKTIANWNDKKTLATLLGTMEDKYAIGFFFNFGSEQDQKDSTRQIGALDQGGLGLPDRDYYLNQDERSKTLREQYVAHVTKMFVLLGDTPAQAATEAQNVMTVETALAQGSMARVERRNPANVYHVMTIAELQTMTPDFNWKVYLDAKKEGSLETANIVSPGFFKAMQQQIDNTSIDALKSYMRWHTVHRLAANLSAPFVEENFNFYGATLTGQKEITPRWKRCTAATDRAMGEAVGQDWVARNFPPAAKDNMDKLVHALEASLGQDIQHLDWMSDATKAQAQKKLEAFRQKIGYPDKWRDYSSLTVKRDDPVGNAERASAFADRHDLNKIGKPVDEKEWDMTPPTVNAYYNPAMNDINFPAGILQPPFYDFKIDPAVNFGGIGIVIGHEMTHGFDDQGSQYDAQGNVRSWWTPEDKKKFDERTDCEVKEYDNFEVAPGQKLNGRLTLGENTADNGGLRIAYAALMSTLAEENKSTGKSVNDKIDGYTPAQRYFISWGQVWCENTREQAARLRAKTDPHSSGQWRVNGSVQNFDEFGKAFGCKVGQPMMPVNSCRVW from the coding sequence ATGACCTATAAATCTTTCGCTGCATTCCTGGTGTTAAGCAGTGGCCTATGTCTCGGCCAGTCTTCGACCCCGGCAAATAAAGCAGATACAGGGCTGGCGCCCACATCCGTTCCGAAGAAGCCTATCAGCTTCGATCTGTCGGGAATCGACAAGACCGCCGATCCCTGCACCGACTTCTATCAATACGCTTGCGGCAACTGGAAGAAGGAGAATCCCATTCCTGCCGACCAGACGCGGTGGGGCCGCTTCAACGAGCTGGCCGAGCGCAACAACTATCTCCTCTATCAGGACCTGAAATCAGCAGCCGATGCTCCGAAGACTCCGCTGCAAAAGAAGTATGGCGACTTCTTTGCAGCCTGCATGAACGTGGATCTCGCCAATCAGCTTGGCGCCAAGCCGATAGAACCGGCGCTCAAGACCATCGCCAACTGGAACGACAAAAAAACGCTGGCCACGCTGCTGGGCACGATGGAGGACAAGTACGCGATTGGCTTCTTCTTCAACTTCGGCTCCGAGCAGGACCAGAAAGACTCGACCCGGCAGATTGGCGCGCTGGATCAGGGTGGTCTTGGCCTGCCCGATCGTGACTACTATCTCAATCAGGACGAGCGCTCCAAGACTCTACGCGAGCAATACGTCGCGCATGTGACGAAGATGTTCGTTCTGCTTGGCGACACTCCCGCCCAGGCCGCTACCGAGGCGCAGAACGTGATGACGGTTGAGACCGCGCTGGCGCAGGGCTCGATGGCCCGCGTCGAACGTCGCAATCCTGCCAATGTCTATCACGTCATGACCATTGCCGAGTTGCAGACCATGACTCCCGACTTTAACTGGAAGGTCTACCTCGACGCTAAAAAAGAGGGCAGCCTTGAGACCGCCAACATCGTCTCGCCCGGCTTCTTCAAGGCAATGCAGCAGCAGATCGACAACACCAGCATCGACGCCCTGAAGAGCTACATGCGCTGGCATACAGTCCATCGCTTAGCGGCCAACCTCAGCGCGCCTTTTGTTGAAGAGAACTTCAACTTTTACGGAGCAACTCTGACCGGTCAGAAAGAGATCACGCCGCGCTGGAAGCGCTGCACCGCTGCCACTGATCGCGCCATGGGCGAGGCCGTTGGGCAGGACTGGGTAGCTAGAAACTTTCCTCCAGCAGCCAAGGACAATATGGACAAGTTGGTCCATGCGCTTGAGGCATCGCTCGGACAGGACATCCAGCATCTTGACTGGATGAGCGATGCCACCAAGGCGCAGGCGCAGAAAAAACTTGAGGCATTCCGTCAGAAGATCGGCTATCCCGACAAGTGGCGCGACTATTCATCACTGACCGTCAAGCGTGACGATCCCGTCGGCAACGCCGAGCGTGCCAGCGCCTTTGCCGATCGCCACGACCTGAACAAGATCGGCAAGCCCGTCGACGAGAAGGAGTGGGACATGACGCCACCAACGGTCAACGCCTATTACAACCCGGCGATGAACGACATCAACTTCCCTGCCGGAATCCTGCAGCCGCCGTTCTACGACTTCAAGATTGATCCGGCGGTAAACTTTGGAGGCATCGGCATCGTCATCGGCCACGAGATGACGCATGGCTTTGACGATCAGGGCAGCCAGTACGATGCACAGGGCAACGTGCGTAGCTGGTGGACGCCCGAGGACAAGAAGAAGTTCGACGAGCGCACCGATTGCGAGGTGAAGGAGTACGACAACTTCGAGGTCGCTCCTGGCCAGAAGCTGAACGGACGCCTGACCCTGGGCGAGAACACCGCTGACAACGGCGGTCTCCGCATCGCCTACGCCGCTCTGATGAGCACTCTGGCTGAAGAGAACAAGTCGACCGGCAAGTCGGTGAATGACAAGATCGACGGCTACACTCCGGCGCAACGTTACTTCATCTCCTGGGGACAGGTCTGGTGCGAAAACACCCGCGAACAGGCCGCTCGTCTGCGCGCCAAGACCGATCCGCACTCGAGCGGCCAGTGGCGCGTCAACGGAAGTGTGCAGAACTTCGACGAGTTCGGCAAGGCGTTTGGCTGCAAGGTCGGCCAACCGATGATGCCGGTGAATAGCTGCCGCGTCTGGTAA
- a CDS encoding lactonase family protein: protein MALVVSVAMGLGMTACGGGTVGFMWVLGTQYNQIAGFKIDDYTGNLTDVPHEPFTSGGSNPVSLVVRPGGRYLYVVNEGVTATSGNNSGTQQCGTNGSGIAEFSVGGDGVLTFQQCFASQGSTPVWAQMDSTGSYLYVLDQVAPTADCSTGAPASGCFGDITVFSVANDTGRLTLVPNKQVKNADGTQLTYFPVGNTPIMMKVAGGGCLFTVDSGDQTVFPYSIGTAGQLTLPTNTTIQTGAGKLTSINAGSTYVYLTDAAATSDSPGGYILPYTVGTGCALNTLTGGKVANLPQTANPVYTLVDSTNKYLYVANQSSSNSNAPAYSTISAYTIDGTTGKLQEIPDTGNNPYQVGAGPVCMVEDPSNQYLYTSNNVDGTVTGFNLDKSTGELSNLRRGSKFTATGLSTCLAVSGNVN from the coding sequence ATGGCCTTGGTAGTGTCCGTAGCGATGGGTTTGGGCATGACGGCGTGCGGTGGCGGCACCGTCGGTTTCATGTGGGTTCTTGGCACGCAGTATAACCAGATCGCCGGTTTCAAGATCGACGACTACACGGGCAACCTGACGGATGTTCCGCATGAGCCCTTCACCTCGGGCGGCTCCAATCCCGTCTCTCTCGTCGTAAGGCCCGGTGGACGATATCTCTATGTCGTCAACGAGGGCGTTACCGCGACGTCGGGCAATAACTCAGGAACGCAACAGTGCGGCACCAACGGCAGCGGCATCGCTGAGTTCAGCGTCGGCGGCGACGGCGTGTTGACCTTCCAGCAGTGCTTCGCCAGCCAGGGCTCGACTCCTGTGTGGGCGCAGATGGACAGCACCGGCTCCTACCTTTATGTTCTCGACCAGGTCGCACCCACTGCGGATTGCAGCACGGGCGCACCGGCTTCGGGCTGCTTCGGCGACATCACCGTATTCTCGGTCGCCAACGATACTGGCCGTCTGACGCTGGTACCGAACAAGCAGGTCAAGAACGCGGACGGCACTCAGCTCACCTACTTCCCGGTCGGCAACACCCCCATCATGATGAAGGTTGCGGGCGGCGGATGCTTGTTCACGGTGGACTCGGGCGACCAGACGGTCTTCCCGTACAGCATCGGCACGGCTGGCCAGCTGACCCTGCCCACCAACACCACCATTCAAACCGGCGCAGGCAAGCTGACCTCGATCAATGCCGGCTCCACCTATGTCTACCTGACGGACGCGGCTGCTACCTCCGACAGCCCCGGCGGCTACATCCTGCCTTACACGGTCGGCACTGGTTGCGCTCTGAACACGCTGACCGGCGGCAAGGTGGCAAACCTGCCCCAGACGGCAAATCCCGTTTACACGCTGGTCGACAGCACCAACAAGTACCTCTATGTTGCCAACCAGTCGTCAAGCAACTCGAACGCGCCGGCCTACAGCACGATCTCGGCGTACACCATCGACGGAACGACCGGCAAGCTGCAGGAGATTCCTGATACCGGCAACAATCCCTACCAGGTTGGCGCTGGCCCGGTGTGCATGGTCGAAGATCCTTCGAACCAGTACCTGTACACATCGAACAACGTCGACGGCACGGTTACCGGGTTCAATCTCGACAAGAGCACCGGCGAACTCTCGAACCTGAGACGAGGCTCGAAGTTCACCGCGACAGGGCTTTCGACCTGTCTCGCAGTCAGCGGAAATGTTAACTAG
- a CDS encoding lactonase family protein, protein MKLNNIGRGALASILSLAVGLGVTACSRDYTLAYVYVTTSAPLSASSSTDGGVSAFAVDYQSGALTPLADSPIPAGKKPITLVAGPASANGQFIYVVNHDDSTVMEFAIGTDGKLYLKNTYNTTGSLPTAAAIDAGGKYLFVANTYQNGPNNTQLYTPASPGPGSVTIFPINSDGSLGTATTQNVGNLPVGIVASQTNSYIYVLDQENASTASPLGVVLGYSENTSTGALTPTTGGTVVLNGVTIGNGYPAGTTPSAIAEDPSARFVYVTDKATNQLYGYLTGTAGQLSTMTNGPFTTGTFPVAVTVDPRGKYLYVSNYNDNTVSAYAIDIATGAPVASVGSSSTAVGTTPTCIAIEPALGKYLYVSNYLDGTVSGEALNSHNGGLTAVQNTPFPTSGLPTCAVAVANGTYGHPNQIINP, encoded by the coding sequence ATGAAGTTGAATAACATAGGCCGTGGTGCACTGGCCTCGATTTTGTCTCTTGCAGTTGGTCTTGGCGTAACGGCGTGCAGCCGCGACTACACATTGGCCTACGTCTATGTGACCACCTCAGCCCCCCTCTCGGCGTCGTCTTCGACCGACGGCGGCGTCAGCGCTTTTGCCGTCGATTACCAGTCCGGTGCCCTGACACCGCTGGCTGACTCCCCGATTCCGGCGGGCAAGAAGCCGATAACCCTGGTTGCCGGCCCTGCCAGCGCAAACGGCCAGTTCATTTACGTAGTCAACCATGACGACTCGACTGTCATGGAGTTCGCGATTGGAACCGACGGCAAGCTGTACCTGAAGAACACCTACAACACGACTGGCAGCCTGCCCACGGCAGCGGCCATCGATGCGGGCGGCAAGTACCTGTTTGTAGCCAACACCTACCAGAACGGCCCCAACAACACGCAGCTCTACACGCCTGCGTCGCCTGGGCCGGGCAGCGTAACCATCTTCCCCATCAACTCGGACGGCAGCCTCGGTACAGCGACGACGCAGAACGTCGGCAACCTTCCGGTCGGTATCGTAGCCAGCCAGACCAACAGCTACATCTACGTACTGGATCAGGAGAATGCCTCCACCGCCAGCCCGCTGGGCGTCGTTCTTGGCTACTCTGAGAACACCTCCACTGGCGCTCTGACTCCGACCACCGGCGGCACCGTCGTTCTGAACGGCGTTACCATCGGGAACGGCTATCCTGCCGGTACGACCCCCAGCGCGATTGCCGAGGACCCCTCGGCCCGCTTCGTCTATGTCACCGACAAGGCCACCAACCAGCTCTACGGCTACCTGACCGGTACCGCCGGACAGCTTTCCACGATGACCAATGGACCGTTCACTACGGGCACCTTCCCGGTCGCCGTAACGGTCGACCCACGCGGCAAGTACCTCTATGTCTCCAACTACAACGACAACACCGTGAGCGCCTATGCGATCGACATCGCCACCGGAGCCCCGGTGGCCTCAGTAGGTTCGTCCTCGACGGCAGTTGGAACCACCCCCACCTGCATCGCCATCGAGCCGGCACTGGGCAAGTACCTGTACGTCTCCAACTACCTGGATGGAACAGTCTCGGGCGAAGCGCTCAACTCGCATAACGGCGGCCTGACCGCAGTCCAGAACACGCCCTTCCCCACCTCCGGTCTCCCGACCTGTGCGGTGGCTGTGGCGAATGGAACATACGGCCATCCCAACCAGATCATCAACCCCTAA
- a CDS encoding acyltransferase family protein, with protein MPTTATVAAPATTRKPPLPALTGIRTLLALSIVLFHFTPSHLGPLYPFVDNGYIFVGVFFLISGYILTYNYADRGASFNKRNFWVARFARLYPIYLLALIVSVKMLEDEWAVRSHAEFWKGIVLTPFLLQGWSPNLATFWNTVAWTLSCEVMLYAAFPWLIRIPWPKTAGRLIALLMAIWAIGMVPHSLYLLLNPDHLSGPVTRYTSTYLVRFLKYTPLPYTCTFLVGVVLGKLQHVLSITARQRYAIAAASVAALMVVFYGLVEHLPYLLMHGGLLIPLFAALVLGLSGVNPVAAVFACRPLLIVGESSYCLYLLHFNVLMLVRKYHLSQHLHLAALDPWFSYIFVVLFSLAAFRFVENPARRLILTHLSTRPRVAQTASS; from the coding sequence TTGCCAACCACCGCCACCGTCGCTGCTCCTGCCACCACCCGCAAGCCACCGTTGCCCGCCCTGACCGGCATCCGCACCCTGCTGGCACTCAGCATCGTTCTCTTCCACTTCACGCCCTCGCATCTCGGGCCGCTCTACCCCTTCGTCGATAACGGTTACATCTTCGTCGGCGTCTTCTTCCTGATCTCGGGCTATATCCTCACTTACAACTACGCCGACCGCGGCGCCAGCTTCAACAAGCGCAACTTCTGGGTAGCTCGCTTCGCCCGGCTCTACCCCATCTACCTGCTTGCCCTCATCGTCTCCGTCAAGATGCTCGAAGACGAGTGGGCCGTCCGCAGCCACGCCGAGTTCTGGAAGGGAATCGTCCTTACGCCCTTTCTGCTTCAGGGCTGGAGCCCCAACCTCGCCACCTTCTGGAACACCGTTGCCTGGACGCTCTCCTGCGAGGTCATGCTCTACGCAGCCTTCCCCTGGTTGATCCGTATTCCCTGGCCTAAGACCGCAGGCCGTCTCATCGCGCTCCTGATGGCGATCTGGGCGATCGGAATGGTGCCGCACAGCCTCTATCTGCTGCTCAACCCCGATCACCTCAGCGGTCCGGTCACGCGCTACACCTCGACCTACCTCGTCCGCTTCCTCAAGTACACCCCACTCCCTTACACCTGCACCTTTCTGGTGGGTGTGGTCCTGGGCAAGCTTCAGCATGTACTTTCGATCACCGCGCGCCAGCGCTATGCCATCGCCGCCGCCAGCGTAGCAGCTCTTATGGTCGTCTTCTACGGTCTGGTTGAGCACCTGCCCTACCTGCTGATGCACGGCGGCTTGCTCATCCCGCTCTTTGCCGCTCTTGTCCTTGGTCTCAGCGGAGTCAACCCAGTGGCCGCCGTCTTTGCCTGTCGCCCCTTGCTGATCGTCGGCGAGAGCAGCTATTGCCTTTACCTGCTGCACTTCAATGTACTGATGCTCGTGCGCAAGTACCACCTGTCGCAGCACCTACACCTGGCTGCTCTCGATCCGTGGTTCTCCTATATCTTCGTCGTCCTCTTCTCGCTGGCGGCCTTCCGTTTCGTCGAGAACCCAGCCCGCAGACTGATTCTTACCCACCTCTCCACCCGACCGCGTGTTGCCCAAACCGCCTCTTCCTAA
- the pyrH gene encoding UMP kinase, with amino-acid sequence MYKRVLLKLSGEALAAGSGFGIDAIFIHKIAEEIAAAHALGCQIGIVVGGGNFFRGVAQQAIDMDRVAADHMGMLSTVINSIALQDAIEKRGLTCRVMSAIEMHQVAEPYIRRRAMRHLEKGRIVIFAAGTGNPFFSTDTAASLRAMEIKADILLKATSVDGIYTADPKSNPDATKFDQITYNDILRLNLRVMDTTAVSLCKDNNMPMMVFSMKEQGNIVRVVGGEKLGSLVTA; translated from the coding sequence ATGTATAAGCGAGTCCTCCTCAAGCTCTCCGGAGAAGCCCTTGCCGCGGGCAGCGGCTTCGGCATCGACGCCATCTTTATTCACAAAATAGCCGAAGAGATCGCAGCCGCTCACGCGCTTGGCTGTCAGATCGGCATCGTCGTCGGCGGAGGCAACTTCTTCCGTGGCGTAGCCCAGCAGGCCATCGACATGGATCGCGTCGCCGCCGACCACATGGGCATGCTCTCGACCGTCATTAACTCCATCGCGCTGCAAGACGCCATCGAAAAGCGTGGCCTCACCTGCCGCGTCATGTCCGCCATCGAGATGCACCAGGTCGCCGAGCCCTACATCCGCCGCCGCGCCATGCGCCACCTCGAAAAAGGCCGCATCGTCATCTTCGCCGCCGGCACCGGCAACCCCTTCTTCTCGACGGACACGGCAGCAAGCCTCCGCGCCATGGAGATCAAGGCCGACATCCTGCTTAAGGCCACCTCGGTCGATGGCATCTACACCGCCGATCCCAAATCGAACCCCGACGCCACCAAGTTCGACCAGATTACCTACAACGACATCCTCCGCCTCAACCTCCGCGTCATGGACACCACCGCTGTCTCCCTGTGCAAGGACAACAATATGCCCATGATGGTGTTCAGCATGAAGGAGCAGGGAAATATCGTCCGTGTCGTCGGCGGCGAAAAGCTCGGCTCGCTCGTTACTGCTTGA